The Mycetohabitans endofungorum genome contains a region encoding:
- a CDS encoding c-type cytochrome, which translates to MSEAHEAPIKNPKQLIALVIASFALPVIIIALLVSYVDNATRTGAGTDGLSHEQVSRRIAPVARVEIRDASTLGEGQRASDTSAAATQSAAAASSSSAQAAAAAIAAISSAPPSGSAATSASADATQAGKALYQQVCQACHAAGIAGAPKLGDKAAWAPRLKESMDTVYHYALHGKGAMPPKGGSNASDADVKAAVDYMVGAAK; encoded by the coding sequence ATGAGCGAAGCACACGAAGCCCCGATCAAAAATCCGAAGCAGCTCATCGCGCTGGTCATTGCCAGCTTTGCGCTCCCGGTCATCATCATTGCGCTGCTCGTCAGTTATGTGGACAACGCCACCCGCACCGGTGCCGGCACCGACGGTTTGTCGCACGAGCAGGTTTCCCGCCGTATTGCACCCGTAGCCCGCGTGGAGATCCGCGACGCGAGCACCCTAGGCGAAGGCCAACGCGCGTCCGACACATCGGCCGCCGCAACGCAATCCGCCGCGGCGGCAAGTAGCAGCAGCGCGCAAGCTGCAGCCGCCGCAATCGCCGCGATTTCTTCGGCGCCGCCGTCCGGCAGCGCCGCCACGTCCGCAAGCGCGGACGCCACGCAGGCTGGCAAGGCACTGTACCAGCAGGTCTGCCAAGCGTGTCATGCCGCCGGCATAGCCGGCGCACCGAAGCTCGGTGACAAGGCGGCCTGGGCGCCACGGCTAAAGGAGTCGATGGACACTGTCTACCACTACGCGCTGCACGGCAAAGGTGCGATGCCGCCCAAAGGCGGCTCGAACGCTTCCGATGCCGACGTGAAGGCGGCCGTTGACTATATGGTAGGCGCAGCCAAATAG
- a CDS encoding type II toxin-antitoxin system VapB family antitoxin codes for MRTTVTIDDALYQKALEIADPNMDKSDIFREAIKTFVRVQAAKRLAALGGTMTDIQDVPRRRTEPGER; via the coding sequence ATGCGAACCACTGTCACCATTGACGATGCTCTTTACCAAAAGGCGCTGGAAATCGCCGATCCCAACATGGACAAATCGGACATCTTTCGTGAAGCCATCAAGACTTTCGTGAGGGTACAAGCAGCCAAGCGTTTAGCTGCGCTGGGCGGTACGATGACAGATATACAAGACGTGCCACGTCGCCGTACGGAGCCAGGCGAAAGATGA
- a CDS encoding glycosyltransferase yields the protein MQHDKYAAREAEVTRTRIAFHIHHFGLGGTETALMGWLHALDRGAFDVDLIVGFPTEEFEQHFRAQLPGDVRVHFLADRPWQYRLETLRLQRRLSRIGRIVQQLLLRPYLRQVFARRIRALAAHYDLICDFDLSLRQHAGAGGKPWIGISHFSLAARLGNRPAKVKRLARQYARYAAVAALNTGMAREARQMFGARLRDVIELPNVIDPAVIRAQSEALVELPTRPYIVSVARLDGDQKDHETLLDAYACTLARGRMGGTRLVLVGDGPHRPVLEAQVRHLGLTDHVIFAGFQPNPFPFMRHARVMVLSSRYEGLPMVLIEAMALGTPVVATDCPTGPRALLADDAGLLVPVGDAAAMAGALEQVLTHHALRERLVARGLARVDEYAPQAANRRMTALATRLRAQGPRR from the coding sequence ATGCAACACGACAAGTATGCGGCGCGCGAGGCCGAGGTCACGCGCACCCGCATCGCATTCCATATCCACCATTTTGGACTTGGCGGGACCGAGACCGCACTGATGGGATGGTTGCATGCGCTGGATCGTGGCGCGTTCGACGTCGACTTGATCGTCGGGTTTCCGACTGAGGAGTTCGAACAGCATTTCCGGGCGCAGCTGCCTGGCGACGTGCGCGTGCACTTTCTCGCCGACCGGCCGTGGCAGTATCGGCTCGAGACGCTGCGGCTGCAACGCCGGCTCAGCCGAATTGGCCGTATCGTGCAACAACTGTTATTGCGACCGTACTTGCGACAGGTGTTCGCGCGCCGGATTCGCGCCCTTGCGGCTCACTACGACTTGATCTGCGACTTCGATCTGTCGCTGCGCCAGCACGCGGGCGCCGGCGGCAAGCCATGGATCGGCATCAGCCACTTCAGCCTCGCGGCCCGGCTCGGCAATCGGCCGGCCAAGGTCAAGCGGCTCGCACGTCAATACGCGCGCTACGCAGCAGTCGCGGCACTCAACACGGGCATGGCGCGCGAGGCGCGGCAGATGTTTGGTGCGCGATTGCGCGACGTCATCGAATTGCCGAACGTCATCGACCCTGCAGTGATCCGGGCACAGTCTGAAGCATTGGTCGAGTTGCCGACACGTCCGTATATCGTATCGGTTGCGCGACTCGACGGTGATCAAAAAGATCACGAAACGTTGTTGGACGCCTATGCATGCACGCTCGCGCGCGGGCGCATGGGGGGTACGAGGCTGGTGCTGGTGGGCGATGGACCTCACCGTCCGGTACTGGAAGCGCAGGTTCGGCACCTCGGATTGACGGACCACGTGATATTCGCCGGATTCCAGCCGAATCCTTTCCCATTTATGCGACATGCACGAGTGATGGTATTAAGCAGTCGATATGAAGGCTTGCCGATGGTGCTAATTGAGGCGATGGCGCTGGGCACGCCGGTGGTGGCGACGGACTGTCCGACCGGTCCGCGTGCGCTGCTTGCGGACGATGCGGGACTGCTAGTGCCAGTGGGCGATGCCGCCGCGATGGCCGGCGCGCTTGAGCAGGTGCTGACGCATCACGCATTGCGCGAGCGTCTTGTGGCACGAGGCTTGGCGCGCGTGGACGAATACGCCCCGCAGGCAGCGAACCGGCGTATGACGGCACTCGCCACGCGGCTGCGCGCGCAGGGGCCGCGCCGCTGA
- a CDS encoding type II toxin-antitoxin system VapC family toxin: MSVLVDTSVWVSHFRSRNNALIDLIEADLALTHPMVLIELACGTPPAPRTQTLNNIGLLQPANQATLTEVMAFIEHEKLHGLGCGLVDVALLASTLITPGAQLWTLDKRLADLSARFGVAHHSKLH, translated from the coding sequence ATGAGCGTACTCGTCGATACTTCGGTATGGGTGAGCCACTTCAGGAGCCGCAACAATGCTTTGATCGACTTGATCGAAGCCGACTTGGCACTGACTCACCCTATGGTCTTGATTGAGCTTGCCTGCGGGACACCCCCGGCTCCACGTACCCAGACACTCAACAATATCGGGTTGTTGCAACCCGCCAATCAAGCGACCTTGACAGAAGTGATGGCGTTCATCGAACACGAAAAGCTGCATGGGCTTGGCTGCGGGCTAGTTGACGTGGCATTGCTCGCTTCAACGTTGATCACGCCAGGCGCGCAACTATGGACACTGGACAAGCGCCTTGCCGATTTGTCGGCACGTTTTGGTGTGGCGCATCATTCCAAGTTGCACTAG
- a CDS encoding tyrosine-type recombinase/integrase, whose protein sequence is MSLYKRSNSPNWYYRLAPPGGGPVVQGSTGTSNKTQAQEFYDRLKVELWNQVKLGHKPRYTWNDAVIRYVGEREGLPSLETSKTHLRWLDQHLSGVALVDIDRSRIDAIALAKRREPRVVRTKRGIVTTDRTVSAGTVRRVIGVLKAVLNAAVEWEWLDRAPITKCAKVVQKRIRWLTPTEAERLLAELPEHLADMAHFSLETGLRRSNVTGLQWSQVDIVRRVAWIHPDQAKAKKAITVPLSDMAIAVLRRQLPKKRSPKFVDSVFVYHGKPVYQTVTAAWRKALKRAGIRDFRWHDLRHTWASWHVQRGTPLQVLKELGGWETLEMVQRYAHLSAAHLAQWVRPHLPAAQGIELPQATSSATTETRLTAAG, encoded by the coding sequence ATGTCGCTCTATAAACGCAGTAACAGTCCCAACTGGTATTACCGCCTCGCCCCGCCTGGCGGCGGTCCGGTCGTACAAGGCAGCACTGGCACCAGCAACAAAACGCAGGCCCAGGAGTTCTACGACCGCCTGAAGGTCGAGTTGTGGAATCAGGTGAAGCTCGGCCACAAGCCGCGCTATACCTGGAACGATGCAGTCATCCGGTATGTCGGCGAACGCGAGGGGTTGCCGAGCCTGGAAACATCGAAAACGCACCTGCGCTGGCTTGACCAACACCTATCCGGCGTCGCCCTGGTGGATATCGACCGCAGCCGCATCGACGCGATCGCGCTGGCAAAGCGGCGGGAACCCCGCGTAGTACGAACGAAGCGCGGCATCGTGACAACCGACAGGACGGTCAGCGCCGGCACGGTGCGCCGCGTCATCGGCGTGCTGAAGGCCGTGTTGAACGCTGCCGTCGAATGGGAATGGTTGGATCGCGCACCGATAACGAAGTGCGCGAAGGTCGTGCAAAAGCGGATCCGCTGGCTCACGCCGACGGAAGCCGAACGGTTGCTCGCCGAGCTGCCCGAACATCTTGCCGACATGGCGCACTTCAGCCTCGAAACGGGCCTGCGGCGCTCGAACGTGACCGGGCTGCAATGGTCGCAGGTTGACATCGTGCGCCGCGTCGCGTGGATTCATCCGGACCAGGCGAAGGCGAAAAAGGCGATTACGGTGCCGCTGTCCGATATGGCAATCGCCGTATTGCGGCGCCAACTCCCGAAGAAGCGTTCGCCCAAGTTCGTGGACAGCGTGTTCGTGTACCACGGTAAGCCGGTCTACCAGACGGTGACGGCTGCTTGGCGAAAGGCTCTGAAGCGCGCCGGCATCCGCGATTTCCGCTGGCACGATCTGCGGCACACGTGGGCGAGTTGGCACGTACAGCGCGGCACGCCGTTGCAGGTGCTCAAGGAGTTGGGTGGATGGGAAACGCTCGAAATGGTGCAGCGCTACGCGCACCTGTCGGCCGCTCACCTGGCGCAGTGGGTACGGCCACACCTACCGGCCGCTCAGGGTATCGAGTTACCGCAGGCAACATCGTCAGCAACGACAGAAACACGGCTAACCGCCGCCGGCTAA
- a CDS encoding UvrD-helicase domain-containing protein, whose protein sequence is MYGLNPAQSAAVTYLDGPCLVLAGAGSGKTRVITQKIAYLIEAKGFEPRHIAAVTFTNKAAAEMRERVGKLLEGKTLTTPGKEGRKVPVNQLTVCTFHSLGVQILRQEAAHVGLKPQFSIMDADDCFAMIQEQVGTTDKGLIRRIQSIISLWKNGMVTPEQASVLAQNEDEMQAAIVFRNYAATLHAYQAVDFDDLIRLPTELFRDNEPVRDKWQNRLRYLLVDEYQDTNACQYELLKLIAGPRAAFTAVGDDDQAIYGWRGATLENLAQLQVDFPRLKVIKLEQNYRSTVRILNAANSVIAQNPKLFEKKLWSEHGMGDTITVTPCNDEEHEAESVVFRLSAHKFERRAQFRDYAILYRGNFQARIFEQVLRRERIPYVLSGGQSFFDRAEIKDICAYLRLIANHDDDPAFIRAITTPRRGVGNTTLEALGSFAGQAKVSLFEAVYMGGIEARLSPRQVEPLRVFCDFIQRIAARAGTDPATTLLDDLMEAIHYEAYLYDAFDERQAQTKWTNVLEFLEWLKKKGTKPERDATLGGADKPGGEDADDDDEQHAYGYDNADGLADTGKNLLGLIQTVALMSMLDGKDEDPDAVRLSTIHASKGLEYPHVFLVGVEEGILPHRGGADDEPIDDARIEEERRLMYVAITRAQRSLHLNYCKKRKRARETLVCEPSRFIAEMRLDDAPPPTQDEAPMTPKDRLASLKALLQKQPG, encoded by the coding sequence ATGTATGGCCTAAACCCCGCGCAAAGTGCCGCCGTCACCTATCTCGACGGCCCCTGCCTCGTGCTTGCCGGTGCCGGTAGCGGTAAGACGCGTGTCATCACGCAGAAGATCGCTTATCTGATCGAGGCAAAAGGTTTCGAGCCACGTCACATTGCAGCGGTCACCTTCACGAACAAGGCGGCAGCCGAAATGCGCGAACGGGTTGGCAAGCTGCTCGAGGGCAAAACGCTGACGACGCCTGGCAAGGAAGGCCGCAAAGTGCCCGTTAATCAGCTGACGGTATGCACGTTCCATTCACTAGGCGTGCAGATCCTGCGTCAGGAAGCAGCACATGTCGGTTTGAAGCCGCAATTCTCGATCATGGACGCGGACGATTGCTTCGCCATGATCCAGGAGCAGGTCGGCACGACGGATAAGGGACTGATTCGCAGGATCCAGTCGATCATTTCGCTGTGGAAAAACGGCATGGTCACGCCGGAGCAAGCCAGTGTGCTCGCGCAGAATGAGGACGAGATGCAGGCGGCAATCGTATTCCGCAATTACGCGGCAACGCTGCACGCGTATCAGGCGGTAGACTTCGACGACTTGATCCGGCTGCCCACGGAATTGTTCCGCGACAATGAGCCGGTGCGCGACAAATGGCAGAACCGGCTGCGCTACCTGCTGGTGGACGAGTACCAGGACACCAACGCGTGTCAGTACGAGCTGCTGAAGCTGATCGCCGGCCCGCGCGCGGCGTTCACGGCAGTCGGCGACGATGACCAGGCGATCTACGGCTGGCGCGGCGCGACATTGGAGAATCTTGCGCAATTGCAAGTGGACTTCCCTCGTCTGAAGGTCATCAAACTCGAGCAAAATTACCGCTCGACGGTGCGCATCCTGAACGCCGCGAACAGCGTGATCGCACAAAACCCGAAACTGTTCGAGAAGAAGCTGTGGTCCGAACATGGCATGGGTGACACGATTACCGTGACGCCATGCAATGACGAAGAGCACGAAGCGGAATCGGTGGTGTTCCGCCTATCGGCGCACAAGTTCGAACGCCGCGCGCAGTTCCGCGACTATGCGATCCTATACCGGGGCAACTTCCAGGCCCGGATCTTCGAGCAGGTGCTGCGCCGCGAGCGTATCCCGTACGTGTTGTCCGGCGGACAGTCGTTCTTCGATCGCGCCGAAATCAAGGACATCTGCGCCTATCTCCGGCTGATCGCTAATCACGACGACGATCCGGCGTTCATCCGCGCGATTACCACGCCGCGCCGCGGTGTGGGCAACACGACGCTAGAGGCGCTCGGTTCGTTTGCCGGCCAGGCGAAGGTGTCACTGTTCGAGGCAGTCTATATGGGCGGCATTGAGGCGCGGCTGTCGCCACGTCAGGTCGAGCCGCTGCGGGTGTTCTGCGATTTCATTCAGCGCATCGCGGCACGGGCCGGCACCGACCCGGCAACGACGCTGCTGGATGACCTGATGGAAGCCATCCATTACGAAGCGTACCTGTATGACGCATTCGACGAGCGCCAGGCGCAGACCAAGTGGACGAACGTGCTCGAGTTCCTCGAATGGCTCAAGAAGAAAGGCACGAAACCGGAGCGCGACGCCACGCTCGGCGGAGCCGACAAGCCGGGCGGCGAGGATGCCGACGACGATGACGAACAACATGCATACGGCTACGATAATGCGGACGGACTGGCCGATACCGGCAAGAACCTGCTGGGTTTGATTCAGACCGTCGCACTGATGTCGATGCTCGATGGCAAGGACGAGGATCCGGACGCGGTACGCCTGTCCACCATCCATGCGTCGAAGGGCCTCGAGTATCCACACGTATTTTTGGTGGGCGTCGAGGAAGGCATTCTTCCGCACCGAGGTGGCGCCGATGATGAGCCGATCGACGACGCGCGGATCGAGGAGGAGCGCCGCCTGATGTATGTCGCGATCACGCGTGCACAGCGCAGCTTGCATCTGAACTATTGCAAGAAGCGAAAGCGCGCGAGGGAGACGCTCGTGTGCGAGCCGTCCCGCTTTATTGCGGAAATGCGTCTGGACGATGCGCCGCCGCCCACGCAGGACGAAGCGCCGATGACGCCCAAGGACCGGCTGGCGAGCCTGAAGGCCTTGCTGCAGAAACAGCCAGGCTGA
- a CDS encoding toprim domain-containing protein, with product MASIDELKQRIDLHDLADRLGLRRGRGGDKALYHSPQHEDKSPSLSIYVNHPKHGTGWRDHSADAGGSCIDLVIHARGGTVADAVRYLHDAYGIPLDRPTHAEHREKSTVEYIADRCLAERDRVRGYLSGRGICAAAMDTAIAARTLGFNTWTSSKVAAGEVGHAGPAAAFIVRAPGDGRVVAVDMRYVDPTLNGGVKTQTQGDKAGYGWSADPRQLDKAKRVFIVESAINALSVDTCAMSGTAALALRGLANVNDIDFAFLRGKQVVICLDNDEPFSDDHPRAGHRPGPEAAWALYERLTSLNISAVLVDQAGWLADLADGETTRKPINDVNDYLQLRGPTELARALEQIEPWLIAGLAGDATRRGRPRIFLPSHDFAQYWRFRVRPDFTSYITKMDRNEESGVETPVMTDLCGFRIAGISRVSVASATSTMTGDADQAPTVYFAVSVQAPRHGAQLIRRVMLDDQLHNVDQWGKFGPIWAPAPFKRMVNILERGANLGARQAANFVGLAWRDGRLIVNEGPDCYFTEADKQCPYHNLTFPSGPVSDARRVITAYQTTFKQNAATIPLVWSLGGHLKALLGFWPHITIQANKGAGKSTLIKRLERSLAFTMFSGQSLQTEFRLLTSISHTSHPVGWEELSARRQDVIDKAVGLLQENYQYTVTRRGTDMTEYLLCAPVMLAGEDVPVRSLLGKLVRTTLTGKRGPLLPDNLPRFPVRQWLEFLASLNKQAVLEQYAKLRDMALAHCRASGEDDGAKRMAGNYAAVALAWRYLTEFAGMDPSEGDFPRDLLTEMNGHIAETSADREPWVWIMETVLSEIDGGNYKHPFTFDTVDGEFCLLLRTGHVMDHIAHTSSLRDKWNGLPVKSDRVFKAQLKHAGVVVGDKEVERRIYTRRVPYLTPISLERLTGFGLHVSIREDLATDALARGHV from the coding sequence ATGGCCTCGATCGACGAACTGAAACAACGCATCGACCTGCACGACCTCGCCGACCGGCTCGGCCTAAGGCGCGGTCGCGGCGGCGACAAGGCGCTCTATCACTCCCCGCAGCACGAGGACAAGAGCCCGTCCCTGTCGATCTATGTGAACCATCCGAAGCACGGCACCGGCTGGCGCGACCACAGCGCCGACGCCGGCGGCTCGTGCATCGACTTGGTGATCCACGCCCGTGGCGGCACCGTCGCCGACGCCGTGCGCTACCTGCACGATGCCTACGGTATCCCACTGGACCGGCCAACGCACGCCGAGCACCGCGAGAAATCGACCGTCGAATACATCGCCGATCGGTGCTTGGCCGAACGCGATCGCGTGCGCGGCTACCTCAGTGGCCGCGGTATCTGCGCCGCGGCGATGGACACGGCGATCGCCGCGCGCACCCTGGGCTTCAACACCTGGACGAGCTCGAAGGTCGCCGCCGGCGAGGTCGGCCACGCCGGCCCGGCCGCCGCGTTCATCGTGCGCGCGCCGGGCGACGGCCGCGTCGTCGCCGTCGATATGCGCTATGTCGATCCCACACTCAACGGTGGCGTTAAGACGCAGACGCAGGGCGACAAAGCCGGTTACGGCTGGAGCGCTGATCCTCGCCAGCTCGACAAGGCGAAGCGCGTGTTCATCGTCGAAAGCGCGATCAATGCGCTGTCGGTCGATACCTGCGCAATGTCCGGTACCGCCGCGCTCGCGCTGCGCGGCCTCGCTAACGTCAACGACATCGACTTCGCGTTCCTGCGCGGCAAACAAGTCGTCATTTGCCTGGACAACGACGAGCCGTTCTCGGACGACCACCCGCGCGCCGGCCACCGGCCGGGGCCTGAAGCTGCGTGGGCACTCTACGAGCGGCTCACGAGCCTAAATATCAGTGCCGTGCTCGTTGACCAGGCCGGCTGGCTCGCTGACCTCGCGGACGGCGAGACGACACGCAAACCGATCAATGATGTGAACGACTACCTGCAACTGCGCGGCCCGACCGAGCTAGCGCGCGCGCTTGAGCAGATCGAGCCCTGGCTGATCGCAGGCCTGGCCGGCGACGCCACGCGCCGCGGCCGGCCACGCATCTTTCTGCCGTCGCACGACTTCGCGCAATACTGGCGCTTTCGCGTACGCCCGGACTTCACCAGCTACATCACAAAAATGGACCGCAACGAGGAATCCGGCGTTGAAACGCCCGTGATGACGGATCTGTGCGGCTTTCGCATCGCCGGTATCAGCCGCGTGTCGGTCGCAAGCGCAACGTCAACGATGACGGGCGACGCCGACCAAGCGCCGACCGTCTACTTCGCCGTGTCCGTGCAGGCGCCACGGCACGGCGCGCAGCTGATCCGCCGCGTGATGCTTGACGACCAGCTGCACAACGTCGACCAGTGGGGCAAGTTCGGCCCGATCTGGGCGCCAGCGCCGTTCAAGCGCATGGTCAACATCCTGGAGCGCGGCGCCAACCTCGGCGCGCGCCAGGCGGCAAACTTCGTCGGGCTCGCATGGCGCGACGGCCGACTAATCGTCAACGAAGGCCCAGACTGCTATTTCACCGAAGCAGACAAACAATGTCCGTATCACAATCTGACGTTCCCAAGCGGCCCAGTCAGCGACGCGCGCCGCGTCATCACCGCCTACCAAACGACGTTTAAACAGAACGCCGCGACAATCCCGCTTGTGTGGTCGCTGGGCGGCCATCTAAAAGCACTGCTCGGCTTCTGGCCACATATCACGATCCAGGCGAACAAGGGTGCAGGTAAGTCAACGCTGATCAAGCGGCTCGAACGCTCGCTTGCATTCACAATGTTCTCCGGGCAGTCGCTGCAAACGGAATTTCGCCTGCTGACCAGCATTAGCCACACGAGCCACCCGGTCGGATGGGAAGAGCTGTCCGCGCGCCGGCAGGACGTGATCGATAAGGCGGTTGGGCTGCTGCAAGAGAATTACCAGTACACCGTCACGCGCCGCGGCACCGATATGACCGAATACCTGCTGTGCGCACCGGTGATGCTGGCCGGCGAGGACGTACCGGTACGCAGTCTGCTCGGCAAACTCGTGCGCACGACGCTGACCGGCAAACGTGGCCCGCTGCTGCCCGACAATCTGCCGCGCTTTCCGGTCCGGCAATGGCTCGAATTCCTCGCCAGCCTGAACAAGCAGGCTGTGCTTGAGCAATACGCGAAGCTGCGCGACATGGCGCTGGCCCATTGCCGCGCGAGCGGCGAGGACGACGGCGCCAAGCGCATGGCCGGTAACTACGCGGCCGTCGCGCTCGCCTGGCGCTACCTGACCGAGTTCGCCGGCATGGACCCGAGCGAAGGCGACTTCCCGCGCGACCTGCTCACCGAGATGAACGGCCACATCGCCGAGACGAGCGCCGACCGCGAGCCATGGGTCTGGATCATGGAAACCGTGCTGTCCGAGATCGACGGCGGCAATTACAAGCATCCGTTCACGTTCGACACTGTCGATGGTGAGTTCTGTCTGCTGCTGCGCACCGGTCACGTGATGGACCACATCGCGCACACGAGCAGCCTACGTGATAAGTGGAACGGCCTGCCGGTAAAGTCCGACCGCGTATTCAAAGCGCAGCTCAAGCACGCCGGTGTCGTCGTCGGCGACAAGGAAGTGGAGCGTCGCATCTATACCCGTCGTGTGCCGTATCTCACACCGATCTCACTCGAACGCTTAACCGGCTTCGGCCTGCATGTGTCCATTCGTGAAGACTTGGCAACCGACGCGCTTGCAAGGGGGCACGTATGA
- a CDS encoding IS3 family transposase (programmed frameshift), with translation MKKRFTEEQIIGFLKEAEAGRPVKELCRQHGFSDASFYTWRAKFGGMEVSEARRLKELETENARLKKLLAEAMLDMQALKVVVKGKPLSPQAKREAVAVIREKVNISERRACRLVGLSRSVLHYEAKLDHDNDALKARLVELAHERRRFGYRRLHAMMKREGIQANHKRVHRLYREAGLAVRRRRRRHGVMIEREQLALPSGPNEVWSIDFVMDALSNGRRLKCLTIVDDFTKEAVDIVVDHGMCGLYVARALERAARFRGYPKALRTDQGPEFTGRALDQWAYANGVSLKLIQPGKPTQNAYIESFNGKFRDECLNEHWFTSLAHARALIAAWRQDYNEQRPHSALNYLSPAQFAAKHRATADAPAAFQELV, from the exons ATGAAAAAGCGCTTTACGGAAGAACAGATCATCGGGTTTCTGAAGGAAGCCGAGGCCGGCAGGCCGGTCAAAGAGTTGTGCAGGCAGCACGGGTTCAGTGACGCGTCGTTCTACACGTGGCGCGCGAAGTTTGGCGGCATGGAGGTGTCGGAAGCACGCCGGCTCAAGGAACTGGAAACCGAGAACGCGCGGCTGAAGAAGCTGCTGGCCGAGGCGATGCTCGATATGCAAGCGTTGAAGGTTGTCGTCAAGGGAAAGC CCCTGAGCCCGCAAGCCAAGCGCGAAGCAGTGGCGGTGATTCGGGAGAAGGTAAACATCTCGGAGCGCCGCGCCTGCCGGCTTGTCGGGCTTTCTCGCAGCGTGTTGCATTACGAGGCGAAGCTGGACCACGACAATGATGCGCTGAAGGCGCGTCTGGTGGAACTGGCGCACGAGCGTCGGCGGTTCGGTTATCGGCGATTACACGCAATGATGAAGCGCGAGGGTATCCAGGCGAACCATAAGCGTGTGCATCGCCTTTATCGTGAAGCGGGGCTTGCCGTACGGCGCCGTCGGCGGCGCCACGGCGTCATGATTGAGCGCGAGCAGTTGGCGTTGCCAAGCGGGCCGAACGAGGTGTGGTCAATCGATTTTGTGATGGACGCGCTGTCCAATGGGCGGCGTCTGAAGTGCCTGACCATCGTCGACGATTTCACCAAGGAGGCCGTGGATATCGTGGTGGACCACGGCATGTGCGGCTTGTATGTCGCGCGAGCGTTGGAGCGAGCCGCGCGTTTCCGAGGCTATCCGAAAGCACTGCGAACGGACCAGGGACCGGAATTTACGGGCCGAGCGCTTGACCAATGGGCGTATGCTAACGGCGTGAGCTTGAAATTGATTCAGCCGGGCAAGCCGACACAGAATGCTTACATCGAATCGTTCAACGGCAAGTTCCGCGATGAGTGCCTCAACGAGCACTGGTTCACGAGTCTCGCGCACGCTCGCGCGCTCATCGCCGCGTGGCGCCAGGACTACAACGAGCAACGGCCGCACAGCGCACTGAATTACCTTTCGCCCGCACAGTTTGCGGCGAAACACCGGGCAACAGCGGATGCTCCTGCCGCTTTCCAGGAGCTGGTATAA
- the gcvT gene encoding glycine cleavage system aminomethyltransferase GcvT: MTQLKTTPLNAVHRALHARMVDFGGWDMPVNYGSQIDEHRAVRSDAGMFDVSHMCVVDIAGAGARAFLRMALANNVDKLQTPGRALYSCMLNASGGVVDDLIVYYFADDAFRVVVNAGTADKDIGWLGQLNAEGGFGVTLTPRRDLAILAVQGPNARVKVGQAVPAVQQSGEALKPFNAARVDGTPFGALMVARTGYTGEDGFELIVEAAHVQALWQALAAQGVKPCGLGARDTLRLEAGMNLYGQDMDENVSPLDAGLAWTVDLSGERDFVGSAALRAQGQRATFVGLVLDKDPQGKPAGILRAHQKVLTTHGDGEVTSGTFSPSLQQSIALARVPTAVSAGDTVRVVIRDKALPARVVKLPFVRHGKPLV, translated from the coding sequence ATGACTCAACTCAAGACCACCCCGCTCAACGCGGTCCATCGTGCGCTCCATGCACGCATGGTCGATTTCGGCGGCTGGGACATGCCGGTGAACTATGGCTCACAGATTGACGAGCACCGCGCGGTACGCAGTGACGCCGGCATGTTCGACGTGTCACACATGTGCGTCGTGGATATCGCCGGCGCTGGCGCACGGGCGTTCCTGCGCATGGCATTGGCCAACAATGTCGACAAGCTGCAAACGCCGGGCCGAGCACTGTACTCGTGCATGCTGAATGCGAGCGGCGGGGTGGTCGATGATTTGATCGTGTACTACTTCGCCGACGATGCGTTCCGCGTCGTAGTCAACGCCGGTACCGCGGATAAGGACATCGGCTGGCTCGGTCAACTCAACGCGGAAGGCGGCTTCGGCGTCACGCTGACGCCGCGCCGGGACCTGGCAATCCTTGCTGTGCAAGGCCCGAATGCGCGAGTGAAGGTCGGGCAGGCCGTGCCGGCGGTGCAACAGTCGGGCGAAGCGCTCAAGCCCTTTAACGCCGCGCGCGTGGACGGCACGCCGTTCGGCGCACTAATGGTCGCTCGCACCGGCTATACCGGCGAGGACGGCTTCGAGCTCATTGTCGAGGCCGCGCACGTGCAAGCATTATGGCAGGCGCTCGCCGCGCAGGGCGTTAAGCCATGCGGCCTGGGCGCACGCGATACGCTGCGGCTGGAGGCCGGCATGAATCTGTACGGGCAGGACATGGACGAAAACGTGTCGCCGCTTGACGCCGGCCTCGCGTGGACCGTCGACTTGTCGGGCGAGCGGGATTTTGTCGGCAGCGCTGCGCTGCGCGCACAGGGTCAGCGCGCGACGTTCGTGGGCCTGGTGCTAGACAAAGACCCGCAGGGCAAGCCGGCGGGTATCCTGCGCGCACACCAGAAGGTGCTCACTACACACGGCGACGGCGAGGTCACCAGCGGCACGTTCTCACCGTCGTTGCAGCAATCCATCGCATTGGCGCGCGTACCGACGGCTGTGTCGGCCGGCGATACAGTACGGGTCGTGATCCGCGACAAGGCGTTGCCCGCGCGGGTGGTTAAACTGCCGTTCGTGCGCCACGGTAAGCCGCTCGTCTGA